In Schizosaccharomyces osmophilus chromosome 1, complete sequence, the genomic window GCTCCGTAGCCACGAATAAGGATTGCATTTGTTTCTGGATACTCTTCAAGGGTTTGTTTTATACTTTTAAAAACGCATTCAGCTGTATCGTTCTGTATTACTATATTAACCAGTCGTTAGTATAAATACACGAGCGGTAGAATTAAGCTTACTAGGTACTTTTAGAGAATCAAAACAGCAGAGGTAGCCATTGCTAGGATGGCCCTTGGGGATCCCTTTGATCATCTCTTTCGCTCGAGTAtgaaattccttttcattgtAAAGTGAAGCACCAAGGGCAGCAAGTGAAGTAGACAAAATACAAGCCACGGCGTCTCTTTTCCTATAATTACGTTTTAGACTTTTATCCATGACCATACACTTACTCTAAAACATAGGCAAAAATCTTAGACCACTCAACATCATTAGGTTTGGAAGAATCGCTAAGCGGTTGTTAGTGAACTTGAAAACTAGACAAATATAATACTCCCTCAATGGCTGTTCAAACTTACCTTAAAGAGAATTGAACAAGGTCTCCTTCCTGTAACATATCTCTTTGAACACGGTCTTTTGCACAAAGTATTTGATCGCTGAAAATGAGTCAGCATGCAAAAAGTTACtaactttttattattaccCGTTtcttaaacaaaaattccCACTGTGTACAGTTAGCTACGAGCAAAGTAGTCAAGCCAAGGCGCTACCTTCCAAACTTCATCCATCcttgtttataaaaatgaggaatcatttccaaaaccaactgtttttcttttcctagACTCATTGCTATCGTACTTcaattgtttacttttgaaCTATAATGCACTCCCTTTTTTATAGGTGAAAAGAGGTGGTTACTACCTTGGAAGAAATTACTATATTTGGGACCTAAATTGTTCAAGCAAACTCTTCTTACGTATGAGTGAAGAACGAGTTGAATCTATTGCCTAAAAACATTTACACATATATATTCATTGAGGATAGATGAAAGAAGTTTCAATACATTAAACCCTATATAAAACACCACCGATTGGAAAATAATAACACgttcaaaagatttttttgtaacaaaaaaagtttttcttttttgctttaataTACGActcaagaaaagataaaggGGAGAACAGGAAAAGGTAAACTGAAAAAGACTGAGGAAGAAGCcgaaaaattgaaagataGTAAggttttactttttgacAATTGTAACAACATCTTCGTCCAACAAAACATGGGCAAGACCAACACGCATACCGGGATAAGGAACGCTCTTACCCCAGACGTAGGCATGCTTGAATTGACTTTTGATACTGGAGTGAATGTTATTACAGAAATCTTCGACACTAGAGTGACCGGAGCGAAGAATGACAGGCTCAGAGTAGTCAGGATTAAGACCCCTTGGACGGGTGTAAATACGAACCAAGCTTAAGTAATCCCACATTGTAGTCTTAAGTTCGTTAATGTTCCAACCCTTATGACCGCAAATAGGAACAGCATTGGGGATACGATCAATCAAGTctaattcttccaaagagATTTCATCGATCTTGTTAAGGATGTAAAGAGCTGGAATATAAACACGATTTCCTTCTAAAACGTCAATCAAGTCATCAATTGTAGCATCGCAGCGGAAGGCAATGTCAGCAGAGTTGACACGATATTCACTGCACACAGCACGGATTTCGTCCAAGTCAATGTGGTTAAGAGGTACGGTGTTGGTAATGTTGACACCACCACgttccttctttttaaagacAATGTTCGGGGGATCCTTGTTTAAGCGAATGCCAAACCCTTCTAATTCTTCCTCAATAACACGTTTATGAGACATAGGCTTCAAAACATCCAAAACGATAAAGATAAGGTTGCATGTACGAGCAACTGTAATAACTTGCTTACCACGACCACGGCCATCCTTGGCACCCTCAATAATACCAGGCAAGTcaagaatttgaattttaGCACCGTTGTATTGCATAACACCAGGGACGGTTGTCAGCGTAGTAAACTCATATTCTGCAGCCTCACTACGAGTACCAGTCAACTGGTTCATCAAAGTACTTTTACCAACGGAGGGAAATCCAATGAAACCGACGGTACCAATACCAGTACGAGAGACATCGAAACCGACTACAACAGTTAGtttcatgaaaaagaaagtaaaattaAACAGTATAAGCTAAAATACATACCACCACCGCCACCACCGCCGCTACCGGACGG contains:
- a CDS encoding 5'-methylthioribulose-1-phosphate dehydratase, adducin Mta3, whose product is MSLGKEKQLVLEMIPHFYKQGWMKFGSGNFCLRNGDQILCAKDRVQRDMLQEGDLVQFSLSDSSKPNDVEWSKIFAYVLEKRDAVACILSTSLAALGASLYNEKEFHTRAKEMIKGIPKGHPSNGYLCCFDSLKVPIIQNDTAECVFKSIKQTLEEYPETNAILIRGYGAIGWGSTWEKSKTQMECYDYLFELDYKMKNL
- a CDS encoding GTPase Obg family, involved in cytoplasmic translation Rbg1 — its product is MSTTAQRIKDIEDEMSKTQKNKATSKHLGGLKAKLAKLKRELITPSGSGGGGGGVGFDVSRTGIGTVGFIGFPSVGKSTLMNQLTGTRSEAAEYEFTTLTTVPGVMQYNGAKIQILDLPGIIEGAKDGRGRGKQVITVARTCNLIFIVLDVLKPMSHKRVIEEELEGFGIRLNKDPPNIVFKKKERGGVNITNTVPLNHIDLDEIRAVCSEYRVNSADIAFRCDATIDDLIDVLEGNRVYIPALYILNKIDEISLEELDLIDRIPNAVPICGHKGWNINELKTTMWDYLSLVRIYTRPRGLNPDYSEPVILRSGHSSVEDFCNNIHSSIKSQFKHAYVWGKSVPYPGMRVGLAHVLLDEDVVTIVKK